A DNA window from Jaculus jaculus isolate mJacJac1 chromosome 1, mJacJac1.mat.Y.cur, whole genome shotgun sequence contains the following coding sequences:
- the Ajm1 gene encoding apical junction component 1 homolog, giving the protein MTRTDPPDLLVSTVYQDIKVAAPGPASRRQPCEQSVARPAAPAPFNKRHCRSFDFLEALDGPAMESLPEPSLPEPAPPRARTRDGEPRRRARSKSAPRVPQGLAPAPGSPPVLPRRGRETQRASRTEGSPRREPSYPALRALANELHPIKLQPQRGGPGRIAPLCAAPGRCAPPEPPAGPAPHVRCRLDIKPDDAVLQHAARGSRPCATAEAAPWARATQQFHGRTVPGPRHVSMSRTPTPSDLYCTDPRALYCDGPLPGPRDYADLRNQPFTTPPGPTQFFYTEESEGYTGGFTASPGPPFDGYCSRPYLSQEPSGPSPRRGGGYYAGEVRTFPIQEPPSRSYYREDPRAYGLPYVPQYVPEEPRTHSGARPFYTEDFGRYRERDAMARTYPYPRSSQAWADWGPRPYRTLQVVPPPAPGPLLASWHGGTGTSPPRLVTDSRHYSRSWDNILAPGPRREDPLGRGRSYENLLGREVRETRGSSPEGRRPPVVVNLSTSPRRYAALSLSETSLTEKGRAGDGLGRNWYVTPEITITDNDLRAAERPTPRSWELPGSRPRQPAPAAPEGPAASRQRSLEQLDELITDLVIDSRPPAGQTPEPAAEGLGRQLRRLLDSRPTGPGAPTLAPPRSPPASAGSTGEPAGSGEAADGSPEPSADEDDLMTCSNARCRRTETMFNACLYFKSCHSCYTYYCSRLCRREDWDAHKARCVYGRVGSVCRHVLQFCRDSGPVHRAFSRIARVGFLSRGRGVLFLGFPSPGSADNFLRFGLEGLLLSPTYLSLRELATHAAPLGSYARELAAAGRLYEPAECFLLSVSVAVGPGAAPPGVASRPAPAPRSPGPTVRKFAKVALAAGSPARPPPTRGHDPDMETLILTPPPGTAGLDQEGEAGRRAREVAFIHIQRELRLRGVFLRHEFPRVYEQLCEFVEANRRFTPTTIYPTDRRTGRPFMCMIMAASEPRALDWVASANLLDDIM; this is encoded by the coding sequence ATGACCCGCACGGATCCTCCGGATTTGCTAGTGTCGACCGTGTACCAGGACATCAAAGTGGCGGCCCCAGGGCCCGCATCCAGACGCCAGCCATGTGAACAATCGGTGGCCCGACCAGCTGCGCCCGCGCCTTTCAACAAGCGCCACTGCCGCAGCTTCGACTTCTTGGAAGCCTTGGACGGGCCCGCCATGGAGAGCCTCCCAGAGCCATCACTCCCGGAGCCCGCCCCACCACGTGCCCGGACCCGCGACGGTGAGCCGCGGCGCCGCGCCCGCTCCAAGAGCGCGCCTCGTGTGCCCCAGGGTCTGGCGCCTGCGCCGGGCTCACCGCCGGTGCTGCCCCGCCGAGGCCGGGAGACCCAGCGTGCGTCGCGGACCGAGGGTTCGCCGCGCCGGGAGCCCTCGTACCCCGCGCTGCGCGCTCTCGCCAACGAGCTACACCCCATCAAGCTGCAGCCACAGCGGGGCGGCCCTGGCCGCATCGCACCACTGTGCGCCGCCCCAGGCCGCTGCGCGCCGCCGGAGCCACCCGCAGGACCCGCCCCCCACGTCCGCTGCCGTCTGGACATCAAGCCTGATGACGCAGTGCTGCAGCACGCAGCACGGGGATCACGGCCCTGTGCGACCGCCGAGGCTGCTCCTTGGGCCCGTGCCACCCAGCAGTTCCACGGCCGCACAGTTCCGGGGCCTCGCCATGTGTCGATGTCACGTACTCCCACTCCCAGTGACTTGTACTGCACAGACCCCAGGGCACTGTACTGCGATGGCCCCTTACCTGGACCCAGGGACTACGCAGATCTCCGCAATCAGCCCTTCACAACGCCTCCTGGCCCCACCCAATTCTTCTACACCGAGGAATCAGAAGGCTACACAGGTGGCTTTACTGCCAGCCCGGGCCCTCCCTTCGATGGCTACTGCTCTAGGCCCTACTTGTCCCAAGAACCTTCGGGGCCCAGTCCAAGACGTGGAGGAGGCTACTATGCAGGAGAAGTACGCACCTTCCCAATCCAAGAGCCACCCTCCCGCTCCTATTACAGGGAGGACCCCCGAGCTTACGGCCTGCCCTACGTTCCCCAGTATGTCCCCGAAGAGCCCCGGACCCACTCTGGCGCCCGCCCTTTCTACACAGAGGACTTTGGGAGGTACCGTGAGCGCGACGCGATGGCTCGGACTTACCCATACCCTCGCAGCAGCCAAGCCTGGGCGGACTGGGGTCCTCGGCCTTACCGCACCCTGCAGGTGGTCCCTCCTCCCGCCCCTGGTCCATTACTGGCCTCTTGGCATGGTGGTACTGGCACCAGCCCACCTAGGCTGGTCACCGACAGCCGCCACTACTCTCGATCCTGGGACAACATCCTGGCGCCTGGTCCGCGCCGAGAGGACCCGCTAGGACGCGGCCGCAGCTACGAGAACCTGCTGGGGCGCGAGGTGCGGGAGACCCGCGGGTCATCCCCGGAAGGCCGGCGCCCACCTGTAGTAGTGAACCTGTCAACCTCGCCCAGACGCTATGCAGCACTGTCGCTGTCCGAGACGTCGCTGACGGAGAAGGGACGCGCAGGGGACGGCCTAGGCCGCAATTGGTATGTCACGCCCGAAATCACCATCACCGACAACGACCTGCGCGCCGCGGAGCGCCCTACCCCCAGGAGCTGGGAGTTGCCCGGGAGCCGCCCTAGACAGCCTGCACCCGCGGCCCCCGAGGGCCCTGCCGCCAGCCGCCAGCGCAGCCTCGAGCAGCTGGATGAGCTCATCACCGACCTGGTCATCGACTCACGGCCACCTGCCGGCCAAACCCCTGAGCCTGCGGCTGAGGGCCTAGGCCGCCAGTTGCGCCGCCTGCTGGACTCCCGGCCTACCGGCCCAGGAGCACCAACGCTGGCGCCGCCGCGCTCGCCCCCTGCCTCTGCGGGAAGCACCGGGGAGCCCGCGGGCTCGGGAGAAGCAGCCGATGGTTCTCCGGAACCTAGCGCCGATGAGGACGACTTGATGACCTGCTCCAACGCGCGATGCCGGCGCACAGAGACCATGTTCAACGCCTGCCTCTACTTCAAGTCGTGCCACAGCTGCTACACCTACTACTGTTCGCGCCTGTGCCGCCGCGAGGATTGGGACGCGCACAAGGCGCGCTGCGTCTACGGCCGCGTGGGCAGCGTGTGCCGCCACGTGCTCCAGTTCTGCCGCGACAGTGGTCCGGTGCACCGCGCTTTCTCGCGCATTGCGCGCGTCGGTTTCCTGTCACGTGGCCGCGGCGTGCTATTCCTGGGTTTCCCGAGCCCGGGCTCTGCCGACAACTTCCTACGCTTTGGCCTGGAAGGGCTGCTGCTGTCGCCCACCTACCTGTCGCTGCGCGAGTTGGCTACCCATGCCGCGCCCCTGGGTAGTTATGCACGAGAGTTGGCGGCCGCTGGTCGTCTCTACGAACCCGCCGAGTGCTTCCTACTTAGCGTGTCCGTTGCCGTGGGCCCAGGCGCTGCACCCCCTGGAGTCGCCTCCCGGCCAGCGCCAGCACCGCGCAGCCCTGGGCCCACAGTGCGCAAGTTCGCTAAGGTGGCCTTGGCGGCTGGCAGCCCGGCCCGGCCGCCCCCTACGCGAGGCCACGATCCAGACATGGAGACACTGATCCTGACGCCGCCGCCCGGCACTGCAGGCCTAGACCAGGAGGGTGAGGCGGGCCGGCGTGCTCGCGAGGTGGCCTTCATCCACATTCAGCGTGAGCTGCGACTACGCGGTGTCTTTCTCCGCCACGAGTTCCCACGAGTCTATGAACAACTCTGTGAGTTTGTTGAAGCCAACCGACGCTTCACACCTACTACCATCTATCCTACGGACCGTCGCACTGGCCGCCCCTTCATGTGCATGATCATGGCTGCTTCTGAGCCCCGTGCGCTCGACTGGGTTGCCAGCGCCAACCTGCTGGACGACATCATGTGA